In the Clarias gariepinus isolate MV-2021 ecotype Netherlands chromosome 10, CGAR_prim_01v2, whole genome shotgun sequence genome, AAACAGAAGTGTTTCATTTTATCTTTTAGCACATGGCATACCTGACGGTTTTCGTTTTACCAAGGCAGGAGCCGCACCTGAATACACCTGTTTTATCAGTTGATCTCGCCAGGTGTGGCTTCTTCTTGAAAACAAACCTTCAGCCACACCAGGCCTTTGATGAATCATTTGGAGACGTCcattgtaaaataaaagttgttagtctggataaaatgtaaacaaaatctTCTAGTACTCCTATAAAGTACATTTAACCTATGGAAAAATATTATAGGAGATATTAAGGTCAACACAATTTACATACAACAAAATGCAGTTCTCTAAAGTTATTTTAGGAAGTTGTTTTAATAGTCGGCATAACTATGTTTATTGTCTGATCTAGGTTGTTTGAGTTGCATATGTTGGTAGAGTAACACTTCCTCTATTTAATGGTACTCTCGAATCCTCTTTGAAAGAATCACAAGCGATGCATTGTGCCACCCTTGAACCAACTATCAAATCCTCTTTGTTGCAGTTAATGGTTTCACACTGTACTACAGAATGTTTACAGAGATGACACAACTGACGagagcaatgtgcacagatAGATAAAGATGTTTAAAGAAAGGGAAAGCAGCACTGAAGACAAACCACGCAGTGAGATACCATCAGCTGTGACAAAAGGGATTTACAAAGAGGATTTACCAAGCCTCCATCACAAGCCATGCATTTCCTTGTATAGAGGAAGAATCAATCTGACCACATGTACAATTCGAATAACCAAGGTCAGCCCACGTTTGCATTACTTTCGTTACAGCCTTCATAATTTGAAAAGAGTCACTAACACAGGAATGGGCGCCTCCAGGGTCGAAGGTTCAATTCCCGCTGACTATTTTGTCTACAAAGATTAGTTAACTACTATAGTTtattatgtagatttttttatttatcagccATTACGATGTACAACTTTCTGAGAGCATAAACCTTTTGTAAATTACTTTGAGTTTTTCTCTACAGGAAATAAAATGATTCCACTTCATCCTGTTACataattaaaagcaaaatacatataaatattaagGAGAATGAATGCTGCACTACTTGACTTCTTTGCCACCGATCCAAAGGATAATTTCTAAACACATACCTGGCAACCCTTCCAATATGAAATCACATGTTTGGAGAAGTAATGTTTGGTTTTGTAATGATTACTAATAATAGTGCATCAAAAGGCTGAATGTGATAGATGTGTAGCTATGGAAAactaatataaaaagaaattccaACAGTGAAGCTTTACAGGGTTTACACGTTGTTATCTCATAGAACACAGTTCATGTACATGTAAGAATAAACTCACCTGACATGACAAATCACGGCTATTACAGTACAGGCCAAGTAAAACAAATACATGATATACTGCTAGCTGTTGTACATATAATGGGATTTTTCCATATGCCGTAAATGCTTTCTGTGAAAACATCAGATTCTCATTTCAGAACATTTCAATGCAGACATATTTCCAGGGAGCATTAGAGCAAAGCTACACCTCCTTCTGGTAATAATTCGCATATGATCATGGGTATGGAACACTGCAATACTTGAACTCACATTTGGGACAACTAGCTTTATTCAACCTGGATTTTCCATTTAGTAGAGTACAGTAGAGAACAATACACATtcagattttgaaaaaaaaaaacttttttatgagcttataaatcattttataattTGGGGTACAAGTCCAAAAACAATATTCTTTCTCAATAGAACAAATGATGCTTTAGTGTAACTTATCTGCTAGTTGCAAAGCTTAAATATtggaaacatacacacacacacatactactactatatatatatatatatatatatatatatgtactgaGTAACATAGTTGAACATCATCTCACCAAATCATTTCATTAAGATCATAAAAATCTGTAAACTataaaagtgtgtatgagaAATGCAGCTGACATAACTTttgaggaaaaaatatattttaaaataattttttgtatttatacttttaaaataaatgtaaaaaatagtgGTGTTTATTAATTAAGCTCAACTTGGCAAAAATGGACAATCTGGCAACACTATGACAATTTTCAAGCTAAAGGTAGCAGGGGATGCACGTAATGTTTGTGTGATATTAATTGTACCAAAAATTACAGCCTGACTCTTATACATTACACATtcaatagaaaagaaaaacttgtccTCAGACTATAAGTCACAATGCAACAACAAGAAAATTACagagacacaaaaaaacacacaatttacCTGTACAACAAAAACAGAGACAGCTTTAATTAATGCCTGTAAAGACCTAATCATTtttacaactaaaaaaaaaggttaaacactGGGCCTGGTGTGTGTCCTGCTTAGCTTTCAGACATCACAGAGAACCCTTACTTTCACTTCAACATTCACTTCAAGTTAGAGAGTTAGCTAAAGAAAGCAGAAATATATCTGAACCCTAAATACTCTCGttctaataaataaagacattatATAAGAGTTCTGTATACTATGTGTGTATCTGCTAGCTAATGTCTAAGGTGCAAGAATTCTTAGTAACTAAAACAGAGTCGATGCCAGAGACATTTGAAATCTTctgttttctaaataaaatacatcagcAGGTTATGTTTCTACCCAAATAACTATAAGTTGTCATTCTTCATAATGGTTTAGTGAGTCTGCTGGAGTCTGGAGTGAACTGTTGATTAATCAACACAATCCCGGAAACAGCTAAAGGGAGAtgtctggctttcttcctttttctggaCCTCAAAAATACAGCTGACTGACTAACTGCTTGCAATCCTCTAAAGCAAGCATATTATTAcgtattgtttaaaatgaatgagtAGGCATTcagatataaacatatatttatatttgaacatataaaatacaaatataacgTTTTAACCCAGATGACGCCAGCAAAGACATATTCACTTTATGTGCGCATGTACGTCGTTTCAAAAGACAGACAcgtccacattagagtcagattTAAGTCACTTATGAAGGTGAGCCATTATCATGGGCAAATCCAATCTGACCAAAGATTTTCAGCACTGTCTGGAGGGAATTTATTAGtttgatctggcaaccctgttaaGCACGATTGACTCGAGGACTAGAAAGCTCTTAGATTCCAGTAATACTTAAGACAAAGTGCATGAAAAAAGGAGGCAAGATaagcaaaaacacacaccaataaaattcaatttagaTCAAAAAGTTATATCAGAACTGCTGAAGCAAATGGAGTGAGGTGAGAGAAAAGAGGAATTTCCAAATTAACCCCAATTGGACATTATTTCTGCTTGACTGCTTGGCTGCAGGTGTTGACTACCAGAACTGAACCAACTCGTAAGGAGTGAGTTACATTATGTTAATGCCCACCAGGTGAATGTTATAATTTCCACTTTCAGATGCTGGAAAAGCAGTAACAGAAAAAGATGTGTACTATACAAGTTCACAGTGAGCAGGGAGACGACCTGGGAGGTGCGTAGCAAAGCAGCGAGAGAAAGTACTGGGTTAGAGCTAGCTTGTTTCAAAGTTGCTTATTGTAACTTAAACTATTAAAGTAATTCTAAGTTCTAAATCTGTTAACAGTTTGACAAAATCATTCCTCAAAAGATGTAAACATAGGTGGATCCTGGGCTCTCCTTAATTAGGACAGTAGCACAGCTAGTCTTTCAGTGCAGACCAGTTAGACCAGATaaactctaaaaaaaacatctgcaaTCAAGGTTAAGCACAAacttattactgtatttatgcaGTGTATACATCAATTTTAATCCAATTTATCTAAGTGCTGTATCATTAGTAATGAAAGCATGTGCCTGTTTGTCCTATCCAAGAAAAATTTACGCACGTCCTCATCAgactttgtaaaataataataaaaaaaacaaaaaaacaaacaaaactacaaaacaaggatatacagtacagtgtaactATTCTCTTGTTCAGTGCATCATTATAAATAAGTAAGAActtgctataatttaatttcttttaaacttcTTGCCatatatagtaaaatatattatatatatatattttaatatattactttttaatttcttttctctcATGCAACTACTTTTCCCTGATCCTCCACTTTTTTGATCGCAGCCTGAATTTTGGCCTGATCTCCCAGCAGCTCTCGAGGCTTCACCGGCCGGAGATCTTCATCCAGCTCCAGCAGGACCGGGACTCCAGTGGGGAGTGTAACATTCGCAATGTCTGTATCAGATATACCTGTTATtgaaacaaattattaaaaaataagaactttttttttaaatcgaaaCTTCTTTAGACCTAAAACGTAATTAGATTTATTTTGAGGGTATTAACTTGTGATTTGTTTAGAATATTTACCCATAATTATACTGGTTAtcgaatctgattggttaaaaggTGCTGTTTTATTACCTATAATGGCAGCTCAAACTGTAGTGCGGGCTGCGAGATAAATTACAAGCTTTCTGTGGcatctttatcctgtacagggtcgaaGGAAGCCTGAAGCCTATGCCAGAAGACTTCGGTCCATACAAagtggacagggtggcaatccatcgcagggcacacatgcacacgccaCACCCTCAGTCACAAACTATGGGCAATCTGGGAATACCAATGaacctaatctgaatgtctttgtactgcgggaggaaactggaatacccagGAGGAacgcaccaagcatggggagagcatgcaaacctGAGGTgaaaatcgaaccctcaaccctgaaaGAGCGAgcccacagtgttaaccactacaccaccgtgccgcctactGTAACAGCTAATTTTAAAAGACTTGTACTGTACAACAGCTGTTAAACAACAATTACATGTAGTATATATTTCATGTTCTTATTTTACAAGGATGAATGTATAATCGTTGACATGGTCTAAGACATGGATTGAAGGAGTCTCCTGTAGTGTCAGATCCTGAACTCACAACTCTTAACTAGTTTGCAAGTGTTAACTTACCTTCCAGATGCTTAAGCAAGGCTCTGCAGCTGTTTCCATGTGCTGAAATGAGAACAGTTTGGCCTCTCTTTATTTCAGGAACGATGACATCGTTCCAGTAAGGCAGGAGTCTATCCAGCACCTCCTTCAGGCTCTCTGTTTTAGGCAGCTCATCTTTGGGCACGTCACATGTGTTATACCGCCGGTCGTTGTAGATTTCTGCAAAGTATGGATGGGACTCATCGATGGGTGGTGGGGTGATGTCGTAACTCCGCCTCCACAGCTTCACCTGCTCCTCACCGTGGTTCAATGCCATCTCAGCCCGGTTCAGCCCGATCAGTGCCCCATAGTGGCGTTCGTTTAGCCGCCATGACTTGGTGATGGGAACCCACTCCTGGCCCATGGCCTCTAGGACGAGCCACGCTGTCTGAATCGAGCGGCTGAGGATGGAGGTGAAAACAAGGTTAAACCCGTAGCCTTGCTGCTTCAGCATCCGGCCGCACTCCTGAGCCTCTAGGACGCCATTCTCGCTCAGCTTCTGGTCAACCCAGCTGCAGAAGCGGTTCTCTTTGTTCCACGCTCCTTCACCATGCCGCAGCAGGAAGAGTTTGTGCTTCGACATTAGGGAGATGTATGGCACGAGCCtgaaagttttaaaatatatatagagataTATACAGTCATAGAGATATATGCAGTCATATACAGATGCATGGTGGTTGGTGAAAACAtcactatatattttttgccatcTACAGCAGATGTTCGTGATACTGAGGTATGAAGCAAAGATGGGGCTGATTTCTTTCTAGCGCAGAATGTAGATTCATGCTGATATTTTACACAAATGTCTAAAACATCATCATCAGTGACTAAGAGTACAGATATAATCTTAAAGACAGGTATAACGCATGTTTAAAGGTGgattaaaatatattactgCAATATTTTTACTGATAGGTTATGCATTAAAATAGAAAGAAGCAAGTGTGATAAAGTTAACAGACAGACTTTAGCATATTATCGAGCATGCCCAGTAAGACCTCCAGCCGTTtgacttataaaactgcacaaaactGTGTCTAATAGATAAGGGAGGAAACAGATTCAGTTAGgtcacaattcttttgtgtggcgatTCACATATTCacgaaatacattttttaaaactatttttacatttataatagaattTATAATAGAGATTAACCGGTCGATcggccagtgaccagaattggctAGTTTTCAGTATGATTGGCCATCAGCTTAAGATATAAACCATTCTTTACCAAGCACAGAAGCTTCCGAGTtgtgcaacagaaacacattttatggCGGTACATTATTGAAATAATTGGAGCGGGAAAAGTCCTTGATCTGCCCTTTAGTCTCAAACCCTAATCATCACACATGCTTACATTCAGTATGTATCAAAACACAGCAAGCGCATTAGAAGCCACATGCAGCCTGCACACTCACTGTCAAgatgagttttgagactttggagacGGTAAAACTTTGCCGtttttttataatcctacaggtagtGCGCCCTGTACTACTCCCACTTTGGCATCTCGTGTAGTACGAGTttgttagaaataataattatggaggatgataattattatctgggcttgggaccgccACTGCATACAGTGGCTGaagtttgggcactggctgggaatcaaacccaggccttccgcatggcaggcgaaacacctaccaatGAGcccaatatatattaaaattgtttctgatttttatttctttctacattgtaaaggaatgctgaaggcgtccaaaaaatgcattaatttctCTTATGAACAGTAAATGGTgggatgtgtctgctacttatgctctgtaaagacttcataacgcctctaatctaaggtgctgttaattggtcatttttcaggctgaacttctcgtctgtggcagaggtaggttttggtctcgccctcctgggatggccttcatgagagccagtttcattatggtgcttgacggattttgcaaatgcacttgacaatactgtttttgcaagaactattacagaaaggctgacctttgtgtcttaaaataacaaccaactgttgtttttgttgttgttacgtaattacctaattccatatgtgttattttattgttttgaaatccccagtattgttgtagaatgtagaaaataactcacaaaaaaaaaactaagaaatttgcaagtgaccccaaacttttgaacagtagtgtatatatatatatatatatatatatatatatataattgattattttttaatgaaatgttaaACTATTGTATAGTTTAAATACTGCGCTTGGTGTCTACATGAGAAAACTAAGTTAAATTACTAGAGAAACTAGAGAAAACTAGTTAATTAATCAGTAAACTATTTTTGAAGGCTTAAAATATAAGCcttcaaaaatagaaaaaaaaaatagggggaAAATGTAATATCATAACCAAGATAATATCAAAgcatgatacttatagaatcacaattttaatcaaatcaacactaagtatcgtgataatataGTATTGCAAGGTGACTGGTGAGTCCCAGCCCTAACACTAATggttatttttaaggtttttacaccaaattttgactgtgtgtattttattactctttagtgCACTTTATAGATGTTATTCTTAtacaaaaatcttttattattgcatttttgtACGTTTCCAGGACTATTGCACAGTCCTGTAAGTAAAGCAGCTGTTActgtaggttttactgagcgtgctgAAGAATATGAGtttttctggtaactttgtcacacttgctcctttatatgtttatgcaaaagctcggataaaatgggagggttgcatcagaaagggcatccggggtaaaacctgtgccaatttTTTTTAGCCGGATAAATTGTTCTGCTCCAAAAACTACTACTTCTAAACAGGAGCAGCAGAAAGATtaacaataaattataataataataataattagtccTCAAGTACAATTACATCAGCCCTATGTCATCATGGTGTGGGAGGAGCCCTCTTGTTTGCATCTGGGGCTTTTGGGGGCTCTTAACATGCTAAAAACGTAATTTTCATCAGCACACATGACAGGATCTGCTGCTattgaagataaaaaaaattgtgaaggGATTCTTAATATCTCACATAATTCAGCTGTGACGACGCCTTAAACTTGTCTAAGTGACATCAcgttgagtgacatcatagtgtgacaCTTTTTCTCCAGCATCTGAGGCTATCTGAAGGCCTTATCTCGAAAAACATGCGGGTTGTGTAGTGCAGCCAGGCGGCGATGGCACAGTTTGCTTGGGCCCAATcgcaactattattattattactactactactattattattattattattattattttgtttacatttgaaACATTTTCAAATGTTGTTTACACTGGTCAGTTGTGTTTACACCGGTCTGTTgtgtaatatgttgctttctttacaggcatgcaaatatccttttgtaatgttatttatttattacatttgaaAGTAGGTTTGTAAATGGTGAATGTAAGAGGTGGAATATGTGTGACTGTATTTCAGGCTCAGAAAATGCACAGATGCTGGAAAGGAAAGGTCAGGGGACACTAATTAAATGTCAAGCACCAGCTTTAGCTCCTCAGCGACCTGATCCACTCCTACAGCTCTGCAATGAAGGGTTTTTACACATATTAAACACAGAGCTGcttacagagagaaagaaattaaatcttTATCGTTATAATATTACCGTTAGTGTTACTGCCGACAAACAGCTGCGTTTATTTACAACTGTAGCGTGCAAAAGACAAACCGCTAACAGTTAACCAGCTATTTCATATTAACTtccatatttaattaaaattttaaattactcAGTCTTTTTTACCCAAACTAACAGGTAATATATTAAAAGACTGCCGCTGCAGAAATCGCTATAAAATGGTTCGTTGCTCACCGGCGGAGAGTCCTGACGTTCAGATAGACTAGCAACCATATACGGGTTATACTGGAACCTCTGGCAACAAACCAGGGTTCAACTCCAAATCTCCTACATTTTCTCATATAGTGCACTACCTAGGGTGCAAACACTAATCATTAGCAAGTGTGCTAATATAGATAATAAAACGTTATTTAAAACCGGCCCTTATTTTATATTCCAGCCAATGAGAAGACTGCTTTCACCCTAAAGAGGCGGGTTAATTCACTACGGTGGCCGAAATTGAGGGGAAATAATTAAACATTCGCGGAAGTTTAATATAAGAGAATCCAAAATTCGACATAGATGACCCTACTGAGTTATATTTCGACAGTGTTAAAGGCAAATTTTGATATAAAAACAACGatagctttaaatctaaaaaaatatatatatatattttatgttttaataccATGGAATATATAGTAATGTTAAAGTGTGAAAAGGGGGAAAATAAAGAGCAAATCTGCCCTGCTGCTCTAATCAGTATACATGTAtctggtatatacagtataaagaaacCCGAGTTACTATCCTTCACCTTATTTATTATCAAAGAACAAAGTGCAATATCTTttcattcattcgttcattGTCTTTACCTCTTTATCCTATATAAAGAGGCGCAGGGGTCCTTTAGCCTATTCCAGAGAGAGACTTAGGGAAcatggcagggtacaccctgggcccAGAaggaacccaccaagaacagggagaacatgcaaacctatGATGGTAAATTTGCAATTAAACCTTGAAGGAAAATGGCtaatttttatgttataaatatatatgtaaatctttaaaggaaaaaaatttgaTAATACAAGCTGGGTGCATCTGTATTTATTCTACTACGTgcaatttagtttattttttgataCCTATTTTGCATTCACAATatgtgaatttaattatttttatttatttatttatttatttatttattccggTTTTAAATATTACGCTTAACAGTGTTTTATCTAAATTGAAAAGTAGGAACTCATATGTCAGCTGTTCTCAAATTTCAAAGAATCTTCAAAATGAACTTTAAGAAAATAGTATTTTATTAGGGTTTCCCATATAAAGAACATATTGCTGCAATACAAACATTATTATAcagttaaaatataataataatagaatatttTGCACAAATGTATTCTTTATGTGTTTCAACTGAAATCGTTTAGTCACAGTGAACTTACAATTCATAATTCATAATATTAGAATTGTTCTTAgcccattttatt is a window encoding:
- the bpgm gene encoding bisphosphoglycerate mutase isoform X1, which codes for MRKCRRFGVEPWFVARGSSITRIWLLVYLNVRTLRRLVPYISLMSKHKLFLLRHGEGAWNKENRFCSWVDQKLSENGVLEAQECGRMLKQQGYGFNLVFTSILSRSIQTAWLVLEAMGQEWVPITKSWRLNERHYGALIGLNRAEMALNHGEEQVKLWRRSYDITPPPIDESHPYFAEIYNDRRYNTCDVPKDELPKTESLKEVLDRLLPYWNDVIVPEIKRGQTVLISAHGNSCRALLKHLEGISDTDIANVTLPTGVPVLLELDEDLRPVKPRELLGDQAKIQAAIKKVEDQGKVVA
- the bpgm gene encoding bisphosphoglycerate mutase isoform X2 encodes the protein MLVPYISLMSKHKLFLLRHGEGAWNKENRFCSWVDQKLSENGVLEAQECGRMLKQQGYGFNLVFTSILSRSIQTAWLVLEAMGQEWVPITKSWRLNERHYGALIGLNRAEMALNHGEEQVKLWRRSYDITPPPIDESHPYFAEIYNDRRYNTCDVPKDELPKTESLKEVLDRLLPYWNDVIVPEIKRGQTVLISAHGNSCRALLKHLEGISDTDIANVTLPTGVPVLLELDEDLRPVKPRELLGDQAKIQAAIKKVEDQGKVVA
- the bpgm gene encoding bisphosphoglycerate mutase isoform X3 yields the protein MSKHKLFLLRHGEGAWNKENRFCSWVDQKLSENGVLEAQECGRMLKQQGYGFNLVFTSILSRSIQTAWLVLEAMGQEWVPITKSWRLNERHYGALIGLNRAEMALNHGEEQVKLWRRSYDITPPPIDESHPYFAEIYNDRRYNTCDVPKDELPKTESLKEVLDRLLPYWNDVIVPEIKRGQTVLISAHGNSCRALLKHLEGISDTDIANVTLPTGVPVLLELDEDLRPVKPRELLGDQAKIQAAIKKVEDQGKVVA